In a single window of the Elaeis guineensis isolate ETL-2024a chromosome 8, EG11, whole genome shotgun sequence genome:
- the LOC105049380 gene encoding pyrophosphate--fructose 6-phosphate 1-phosphotransferase subunit alpha: MDSDYGVPRELSDLQKQRTLYQPELPPCLQGTTVRVEFGDATTAADPASAHVIGQNFPHTYGQPLAHFLRATAKVPDAQIITEHPAIRVGVVFSGRQSPGGHNVIWGLYDAIKAHNRNSTLLGFVGGTEGLFAQKTLEITDDILSTYKNQGGYDLLGRTKDQIRTTEQVNAAMTACQALKLDGLVIIGGVTSNTDAAQLAETFAESQCSTKVVGVPVTLNGDLKNQFVETNVGFDTICKVNSQLISNVCTDALSAEKYYYFIRLMGRKASHVALECTLQSHPNMVILGEEVAASKLTIFDITKQICDAVQARAEKDKHHGVILIPEGLVESIPELYALLQEIHGLHLQGVSAENISSQLSPWASALFEFLPPFLRRQLLLHPESDDSAQLSQIETEKLLAQLVDKEMNKRLKEGTYKGKKFNAICHFFGYQARGSLPSKFDCDYAYVLGHVCYHILAARLNGYMATITNLKNPVNKWRCGAAPITAMMTVKRWSRGPAASLIGKPAVHPATVELKGKAFELLRHNASSFLMDDIYRNLGPLQFDGPGADAKTITLCVEDQDYMGRIKLLQEYLEKVKSIVKPGCSQDVLKAALSAMASVTDVLSVMASPTFSSQPRL; encoded by the exons GGAACCACAGTGAGGGTCGAGTTTGGTGATGCAACAACCGCTGCAGATCCAGCTAGTGCGCATGTGATCGGTCAAAACTTTCCCCACACATATGGGCAACCTTTGGCTCATTTTCTGAGGGCGACGGCCAAAGTTCCTGATGCACAGATCATAACAGAGCATCCAGCTATCAG GGTGGGTGTTGTATTTTCCGGGAGACAATCACCAGGAGGACATAATGTTATTTGGGGGCTTTATGATGCTATCAAGGCTCACAACCGCAATAGTACTTTGCTTGGATTTGTTG GTGGCACTGAAGGTTTATTTGCACAGAAAACTTTGGAAATTACAGATGATATCCTTTCCACATATAAAAACCAAG GTGGTTATGATTTGCTTGGCCGGACAAAAGATCAAATTAGAACAACTGAACAAGTCAATGCTGCAATGACTGCATGCCAGGCGCTGAAGTTGGATGGTCTTGTCATCATTGGAG GAGTTACATCCAATACCGATGCTGCGCAGCTTGCAGAGACTTTTGCTGAGTCACAATGTTCAACAAAG GTAGTAGGCGTTCCTGTAACTTTGAATGGGGATCTTAAGAATCAGTTTGTGGAGACAAATGTTGGATTTGATACAATTTGCAAG GTTAATTCACAGCTCATCAGCAATGTCTGCACAGATGCGCTCTCGGCGGAAAAG tattattattttattcggCTTATGGGTCGCAAGGCATCTCATGTGGCCTTGGAATGTACTCTCCAGTCACATCCAAATATG GTCATCCTGGGTGAGGAGGTTGCTGCATCAAAACTCACCATTTTTGACATTACAAAACAGATCTGTGATGCAGTACAAGCCAGAGCAGAGAAAG ACAAGCATCATGGTGTAATTCTTATACCTGAGGGGCTTGTAGAAAGCATACCTGAACTGTATGCCTTGCTCCAG GAAATCCATGGTCTCCATCTTCAGGGTGTGTCGGCTGAGAATATCTCTTCACAACTTTCACCATGGGCATCTGCACTCTTTGAATTTTTGCCACCATTTTTAAGGAGACAG CTGCTTCTCCATCCAGAATCTGATGACTCTGCACAGTTATCCCAG ATTGAGACAGAGAAACTTCTAGCTCAGTTGGTGGACAAAGAAATGAACAAGCGGCTG AAAGAAGGCACATACAAAGGAAAGAAATTTAATGCTATCTGCCACTTTTTTGGCTACCAAGCTAGGGGATCCTTGCCTTCTAAATTTGACTGTGACTATGCTTAT GTTCTTGGGCATGTCTGCTATCATATACTAGCAGCTCGTTTGAATGGTTACATGGCGACTATCACAAATCTGAAAAATCCTGTGAATAAATGGCGGTGTGGTGCTGCTCCAATTACA GCAATGATGACTGTGAAGCGATGGTCACGTGGTCCTGCAGCCTCTCTGATTGGAAAACCTGCTGTTCATCCTGCCACTGTAGAGTTGAAAGGAAAAGCATTCGA GTTGTTGAGACACAATGCTTCCAGCTTTTTGATGGATGACATATACAGAAACCTTGGACCTCTTCAGTTTGATGGACCTGGTGCTGATGCTAAGACCATTACATTGTGTGTTGAAGATCAAGATTACATGGGCCGGATTAAATTGCTTCAGGAGTATCTGGAAAAG GTGAAAAGCATAGTGAAGCCTGGGTGTTCACAGGATGTCCTGAAAGCAGCTTTGAGTGCTATGGCTTCTGTGACGGACGTGTTGTCTGTGATGGCTTCTCCCACATTTAGCAGCCAGCCACGTCTCTGA